The segment ATGCTGACCTGGTCTTCGGAAAACTCGGGGAAGACCTCCTGCTTGATCATGGTGGCCATGATCAAGCCACCGATCAGGCAGATCAACATGATCAGGTTGGAGGCTACGGAATTGCCTGCCATCCAGGCAATGGGCCCTTTGCTATTATCCATCATGACGGCTCTCCCTGATGTTTTCGGAGGCCATAGCGTCATCGGTCTTTACCTGAACGTGCAGTGTCATGCCCTGAATTGGTGAAGCGATGTCGGTGGTGACCACCTGTTCACCTGTCTGCAGGCCAGAGGTGATGAAGACAGTATTGCGGTCGCTCCAGGTTACGTTGACAGGGCGGATGTTCAGGGTATTGCCGTTGGCAATCCAAACGGAAGTGCCATCACGCAGGGCCTGCCGGGGCAGGGCGATTACATTGGAAACAGTTGGGCCGGTGATGTGTGCCGTGACGTATTCGTTGAGTACCAGTGGCTGGTTTCCATCCCGCAATCCCATCGGATCAGGAATGCTGATCAAAACCCGGGCCATGCGGCTGGATTCCACCAGTTCTCCAATGCGGCGCAGGACATGACCGGAACGGCTGGCCTGACTGGTTTTGCTCTCGATCTGCACAGCACTGCCAGGAGTTTGGGAAGTGGAGAAAATGATCCAGCGCAACTGGGAGACCGGAACAGCGGCTTCGATCCAGTATTCATCGGTGCCGACCAGAGTACCCAGAGTGTCGGTGGTTGAGATGTCGGAACCGAGGTTTACCGAACGCTCGGTGACCAGCGCGTTGAAGGGGGCTTTCACCTGGCTGCGTTCAAGGTTCAGCCGGGCCACTTCCAGAGCTGCCTCGGCGTCGTCCAGATCTGCCTCGGCTTGAGCCAGTTGCGGTTCTCGCAGGGCAAGAGACGTTTCATTCACTGCGGTGTCGGAGGAGAGGGAGAGCAGCTCCAACTGAGCTTTGGCCACTTGTTGCTGACCTCTCTCCAGGTCCAGGTCGGCCCGGGTACGTATGACTTCGTTCTGGGCTTGGCGTAAAGCCAGACGGTAGTCGGTATCATCCAGTTTCAGGGCGATTTCACCGGATTGCAGGAGACCGCCAGGGGTGAAGGA is part of the Desulfovibrio ferrophilus genome and harbors:
- a CDS encoding efflux RND transporter periplasmic adaptor subunit; amino-acid sequence: MNNTHKATSSRRWLTIGMPLLLLLGGAAIAASLLFSRPSAGRGRAAGVTPTLVETISAKAEDRPISIEVMGTVSAAREIELRARVSGHVQKLSESFTPGGLLQSGEIALKLDDTDYRLALRQAQNEVIRTRADLDLERGQQQVAKAQLELLSLSSDTAVNETSLALREPQLAQAEADLDDAEAALEVARLNLERSQVKAPFNALVTERSVNLGSDISTTDTLGTLVGTDEYWIEAAVPVSQLRWIIFSTSQTPGSAVQIESKTSQASRSGHVLRRIGELVESSRMARVLISIPDPMGLRDGNQPLVLNEYVTAHITGPTVSNVIALPRQALRDGTSVWIANGNTLNIRPVNVTWSDRNTVFITSGLQTGEQVVTTDIASPIQGMTLHVQVKTDDAMASENIRESRHDG